Proteins from one Listeria innocua genomic window:
- a CDS encoding ABC transporter permease, producing MFLGLRELVYSKLRYILVTGIMVLIMLLSLILSGLANGLAYDNASSVADNGVPYYVLSKDAQDKLSRSQFPESKLADVKKDANVKDAAVLGQSMQTLKRESDDKKFSVALFGIQPDSFLAPKISDGANIQVTKPDEIVVDSSLKSDGIKIGDVLMDDILNRELTVVGFTENQKYSHAPVVYINIATWQEINPVLYHQKIPQTSTIAIKTDNPDKGVTLSDKDLTTIDHKEFLNQIPGYSAEQMTLNMMIFFLIIIGGFILTAFFYVMTLQKTTQFGILKALGTKTSYLVKSIITQVVIISIISILISVGVTLLLPSIMPAAMPFRLSPMTIALYSGLFFLVALFGALLSLRRIAKVDALDAIRGGDE from the coding sequence TTTAGTAACAGGCATCATGGTCTTAATTATGTTACTATCACTTATTTTATCTGGGCTGGCAAACGGGCTTGCTTATGATAATGCTTCATCTGTAGCAGATAACGGGGTTCCATATTATGTTCTCAGCAAAGACGCCCAAGACAAATTATCTAGATCTCAGTTCCCAGAATCCAAACTCGCTGACGTGAAAAAAGATGCGAACGTGAAGGATGCTGCGGTTCTCGGACAATCTATGCAAACGTTAAAACGGGAAAGTGACGATAAAAAGTTTAGTGTAGCACTTTTCGGTATTCAACCAGATAGCTTTCTCGCTCCAAAAATTTCTGATGGAGCTAACATACAAGTAACAAAACCTGACGAAATCGTTGTCGATTCTTCTTTGAAATCAGACGGAATCAAAATTGGCGATGTTTTAATGGATGATATTTTAAATAGAGAATTAACGGTTGTCGGCTTTACAGAGAATCAAAAGTATAGCCATGCTCCCGTTGTTTATATTAATATCGCGACTTGGCAAGAAATCAATCCTGTTTTATATCACCAAAAAATCCCGCAAACAAGTACTATTGCGATTAAAACAGACAACCCTGATAAAGGTGTAACACTCTCGGATAAAGATTTAACGACAATCGATCACAAAGAGTTTTTAAATCAAATTCCAGGTTATTCCGCGGAACAAATGACGCTTAACATGATGATTTTCTTCCTAATCATTATTGGCGGATTTATTTTAACCGCGTTCTTCTATGTTATGACGCTTCAAAAAACAACGCAATTTGGTATTTTGAAAGCACTTGGAACGAAAACTAGTTACTTAGTGAAGAGCATTATTACTCAAGTGGTGATTATTTCGATTATTAGTATTTTAATTAGTGTCGGTGTAACATTGCTGCTTCCAAGTATTATGCCAGCAGCTATGCCGTTTAGATTGAGTCCAATGACGATTGCGCTTTATAGTGGTTTATTCTTCTTAGTTGCTCTATTTGGTGCTCTTTTATCACTTAGACGAATTGCTAAAGTAGATGCATTAGATGCTATTCGAGGAGGTGATGAATAA
- a CDS encoding ABC transporter ATP-binding protein, whose translation METLLSFENVYKDYPSGPSIIHALKETNFEAKKGELIAIVGPSGSGKSTLLSLAGALLTPTGGTISINGKSVGNLSSKEQTALRLEEIGFIFQAAHLVPYLHVKDQISFIGKMAGKSAAELEKDTASLLSQLGISDRANFYPKDLSGGQKQRVAIARALINQPSVILADEPTASLDTERSREVVELIRNEVVQTSRTAIMVTHDERMLDLVNHVYRMEDGILTQES comes from the coding sequence ATGGAAACTCTATTATCTTTTGAAAATGTATACAAAGATTACCCGTCTGGCCCTTCAATTATTCATGCACTGAAGGAAACAAATTTCGAAGCGAAAAAAGGAGAATTAATCGCCATCGTTGGTCCAAGTGGTTCTGGCAAAAGTACGCTACTTTCTCTTGCCGGAGCGCTATTAACACCAACTGGCGGAACGATTTCCATAAACGGCAAGTCAGTCGGAAACTTATCTTCTAAAGAACAAACGGCTCTTCGTTTAGAAGAAATTGGCTTTATTTTCCAAGCTGCTCACTTAGTTCCTTATTTACACGTAAAAGATCAAATCAGCTTTATTGGAAAAATGGCAGGAAAAAGCGCGGCGGAACTTGAAAAAGATACTGCTTCCCTTCTAAGCCAACTTGGAATTAGCGATCGCGCAAATTTCTATCCAAAAGATCTATCTGGTGGGCAAAAGCAACGTGTCGCTATTGCGCGAGCACTTATCAACCAACCTTCCGTTATTTTAGCCGATGAACCAACTGCAAGTCTTGACACGGAAAGAAGTCGTGAAGTTGTAGAGCTCATCCGAAACGAGGTTGTTCAAACGAGTCGAACTGCAATTATGGTTACACACGATGAACGAATGTTAGATTTAGTGAACCATGTATATCGTATGGAAGACGGAATACTTACCCAAGAAAGCTAA
- a CDS encoding PTS sugar transporter subunit IIB: protein MKNIVLVCAAGMSTSLLVTKMRKAAEDRGETCEIEAYSIAEVSNLIDDADVVLLGPQVRYQKKTVDELAAGKIPVDVIDMAAYGTMNGEKVLGQALDLIDGFQK from the coding sequence ATGAAAAATATTGTTTTAGTATGTGCGGCAGGGATGTCAACAAGCCTTTTAGTAACAAAAATGCGTAAAGCAGCTGAAGATCGTGGAGAAACATGCGAAATCGAAGCATACTCCATTGCTGAAGTAAGTAACTTAATTGATGATGCAGATGTAGTACTTTTAGGACCACAAGTACGTTATCAGAAAAAAACAGTTGATGAACTAGCTGCTGGGAAAATTCCAGTAGATGTTATCGACATGGCAGCTTATGGTACAATGAACGGTGAAAAAGTACTCGGTCAAGCATTAGATTTAATTGATGGGTTCCAAAAATAA
- a CDS encoding aspartate kinase translates to MKVIKFGGSSLASGIQLNKVFQLVAEDSERKIVVVSAPGKRFKDDTKVTDLLIDCAAKALLGEDTSELFEAVIARYAGIALDTGMDDAIITQIRADLQKTISSDKSDPDKFLDRMKASGEDNNAKLIAAYFKFKGLNANYVNPKDAGLFVTDEHASAQVLPESYDRLFALREREGIIVFPGFFGYTKDGEISTFSRSGSDITGAIVANGAQAELYENFTDVDAVYAVNPAIVKNPKKVLELTYREMRELSYAGFSVFHDEALIPAFHAGIPVHIKNTNNPDSCGTRVVHERENNNGPVVGIASDDGFCSIYISKYLMNREIGFGRKVLQILEDAGLNYEHMPSGIDDLTIIIRENQFGEDTERTIMTRLKEELNADQVIMQHGISLIMVVGEAMRHNVGITSRASKALSDAKVNIEMINQGSSEVSIMFGVKEEQENTAVRALYNEFFSEVLV, encoded by the coding sequence ATGAAAGTAATTAAATTTGGCGGAAGCTCTTTAGCATCAGGGATTCAATTAAATAAGGTTTTCCAACTTGTAGCGGAGGATTCTGAACGAAAGATCGTCGTTGTTTCTGCACCTGGAAAGCGTTTCAAGGACGATACAAAAGTGACCGATTTACTTATTGATTGTGCGGCAAAAGCACTTCTAGGCGAAGATACGAGTGAACTATTTGAAGCCGTCATTGCGAGATATGCTGGCATTGCCCTTGATACAGGAATGGATGACGCGATTATCACACAAATTCGCGCCGACTTACAAAAGACTATTTCGTCTGATAAAAGCGATCCTGATAAATTTTTAGATCGAATGAAGGCTAGTGGAGAAGACAATAATGCGAAATTAATCGCTGCTTATTTTAAATTCAAAGGCTTAAACGCCAACTATGTTAATCCAAAAGATGCTGGATTATTTGTGACGGATGAACATGCTAGTGCCCAAGTTCTTCCTGAGTCTTATGACCGTTTATTTGCGCTTCGAGAGCGAGAAGGTATCATTGTTTTTCCAGGATTTTTCGGTTATACGAAAGACGGTGAAATCAGTACATTTTCTCGAAGTGGCTCTGATATTACTGGAGCGATTGTCGCAAACGGGGCTCAAGCTGAGTTATACGAGAACTTTACTGATGTTGATGCAGTGTATGCGGTCAATCCCGCTATTGTGAAAAATCCGAAGAAAGTTCTTGAACTGACTTACCGGGAAATGCGCGAACTTTCTTATGCAGGCTTTTCTGTTTTTCATGATGAAGCACTGATTCCGGCGTTCCATGCGGGTATTCCTGTGCATATTAAAAATACGAACAATCCTGATTCTTGTGGTACACGTGTCGTTCATGAACGCGAAAACAATAATGGTCCTGTCGTTGGTATTGCTAGTGATGATGGCTTTTGTAGCATTTATATTAGTAAATATTTGATGAACCGCGAAATTGGCTTCGGACGGAAAGTGCTGCAAATTCTGGAAGATGCTGGATTGAATTATGAACATATGCCGTCTGGGATTGATGATTTAACGATTATTATTCGTGAAAATCAGTTTGGTGAGGACACAGAGCGGACGATTATGACGCGGTTAAAAGAAGAATTAAATGCCGATCAAGTGATTATGCAACATGGTATCTCCCTGATTATGGTCGTTGGTGAAGCTATGCGCCATAATGTTGGAATAACCTCGCGTGCTTCGAAAGCTTTATCTGACGCGAAAGTGAATATTGAAATGATTAATCAAGGTTCTTCTGAAGTAAGTATTATGTTTGGTGTGAAGGAAGAACAAGAAAATACGGCCGTTCGCGCACTATACAATGAATTCTTTTCAGAAGTCTTAGTCTAA
- a CDS encoding peptidylprolyl isomerase → MTYPQLSKEVAPNEIEAEMITNRGTIRIKLFPEIAPKTVENFVTHSKNGYYDGLIFHRVIPEFMIQGGDPDGRGTGGESIWGESFEDEFSTEAFNLRGALSMANAGPNTNGSQFFIVQKPDMPADMLGQMEQAGFPVEIIEAYKQGGTPWLDGRHTVFGHVIEGMDVVDEIANLPTGMQDKPVNDVVIEKINIK, encoded by the coding sequence ATGACTTACCCACAATTATCAAAAGAAGTGGCACCTAATGAAATCGAAGCAGAAATGATTACAAACCGAGGAACTATCCGCATCAAACTGTTCCCTGAAATTGCACCAAAAACAGTAGAAAACTTTGTTACACATTCCAAAAACGGCTACTATGATGGTCTTATTTTCCACCGTGTTATTCCTGAATTCATGATCCAAGGTGGCGACCCAGACGGCCGCGGTACTGGTGGCGAAAGTATTTGGGGCGAATCTTTTGAAGATGAATTCTCTACAGAAGCTTTCAACTTACGCGGAGCTCTATCAATGGCAAACGCTGGTCCAAACACAAACGGCAGCCAATTCTTCATCGTTCAAAAACCAGATATGCCTGCTGACATGCTTGGCCAAATGGAACAAGCTGGCTTCCCAGTAGAAATTATCGAAGCTTACAAACAAGGCGGAACACCATGGTTAGACGGCCGCCACACAGTTTTCGGTCACGTAATCGAAGGCATGGACGTAGTAGACGAAATCGCCAACCTACCAACTGGCATGCAAGACAAACCAGTGAATGACGTTGTGATTGAGAAGATTAATATTAAATAA
- a CDS encoding lmo2377 family MFS transporter, whose protein sequence is MTTRTRNLYILMLANLLMSASMTMIMPFLSLYIETFGDYSNAYVQRWAGYIFGVTFLVAFIFSPIWGRIGDKHGYKGILILTSFGLSVCIFLMGFAHSVTYLLILRIFMGVVTGFIGVSNAFIARQTPRNEAGKILGTLQLGGVTGMLFGPLIGGAMADLFGFKDTFTITGIAMMVAALIVAFGVKEIRTEEQKEAAKVVYSRRAVLKQIFTLRVLFTVMVITALIQIANFSVQPLLALYVGDMTQSDNIAFLSGLAFSATGFGNLVMTRKWGQLGDKYGYEKILNILLIMAAVFVIPQAFATNLWVFIFFRFLFGIAIGGMVPCTTAYIRLAAPGVMQGEMLGYNQSARFLGNVIGPILGGTLAGFTGIPSVFLFMSFMFLVAFFILLYALRSDRIRHVNVD, encoded by the coding sequence ATGACAACTCGAACACGGAATTTATACATCTTAATGCTGGCCAACCTGCTGATGTCAGCCAGTATGACAATGATTATGCCCTTTTTATCTCTTTACATTGAAACATTTGGCGATTATAGCAATGCCTACGTCCAAAGGTGGGCCGGTTATATTTTTGGCGTGACATTTTTAGTTGCGTTTATCTTTTCGCCGATTTGGGGTCGTATTGGTGATAAGCACGGTTATAAAGGGATTTTGATTCTGACTTCGTTTGGTTTATCAGTTTGTATTTTTTTGATGGGATTTGCGCATTCTGTCACCTATTTACTGATATTGCGGATTTTCATGGGGGTTGTAACTGGCTTTATTGGCGTTAGTAATGCCTTTATTGCAAGGCAAACTCCTCGTAATGAAGCTGGGAAAATTCTCGGTACTTTGCAACTTGGAGGCGTGACTGGGATGCTGTTTGGTCCCTTGATTGGTGGGGCGATGGCGGATTTATTTGGCTTTAAAGATACCTTTACGATTACCGGGATTGCGATGATGGTTGCGGCTTTAATTGTCGCTTTTGGTGTGAAAGAAATCCGTACTGAAGAACAAAAAGAAGCTGCCAAAGTCGTTTATTCTCGTCGTGCAGTTTTAAAACAAATTTTTACGCTACGAGTTCTATTCACGGTGATGGTTATTACTGCACTCATCCAAATTGCGAACTTTAGTGTTCAACCGTTGCTTGCGCTTTATGTCGGAGATATGACGCAATCAGACAATATTGCTTTCTTGTCAGGGTTGGCGTTTTCTGCGACGGGATTCGGGAACTTGGTGATGACGCGAAAATGGGGACAGCTTGGAGACAAATATGGGTATGAGAAAATACTAAATATCTTGTTGATTATGGCGGCTGTTTTTGTTATTCCACAGGCATTCGCGACGAATCTTTGGGTGTTTATCTTCTTCCGCTTTTTATTCGGGATTGCGATTGGTGGTATGGTGCCATGTACGACAGCTTATATTCGGCTTGCGGCGCCTGGTGTTATGCAAGGCGAAATGCTTGGCTATAATCAAAGTGCTCGCTTTTTAGGAAATGTTATCGGACCAATCCTCGGTGGGACGCTCGCTGGTTTCACAGGAATTCCGAGTGTGTTCTTATTTATGAGTTTTATGTTCCTCGTGGCATTTTTCATTTTGCTTTATGCGTTACGTTCCGACCGAATACGGCATGTGAACGTAGATTGA
- a CDS encoding Na+/H+ antiporter subunit A, whose protein sequence is MSFLHLAIVLPFIVALLIPLFYRWTKQVHTGWLVLPIPVILFIYFLTFIPKTMDGTTIVSMPWIPQLGINFTVVVDGLSLLFALLITGIGSLVTFYSIYYLGKKKERLSNFYTFLFIFMTAMLGVVLSDNLIVLYLFWELTSISSFLLIGYWYHRERSRYGARKSMMITVFGGLMMLGGFILLHIMSDSYSIREIISNADVISNNSLFIPAMILVLLGAFTKSAQVPFHIWLPDAMEAPTPVSAYLHSATMVKAGIYIVARLTPLFASSGVWFWTVSLVGITTLFWGSLNATKKNDLKAILAYSTISQLGLIMSLLGVGAASLHFDTLSDDIYVMAIVAAVFHLFNHATFKGSLFMMVGIVDHETGTRDIRRLGGLMRIMPITATIAFIGTFAMAGIPPFNGFLSKEMFFESMVNITQLQLFDASTWGVLLPVVAWVASVFTFVYSMIIFFKTFTGKLKPYLLPKKPHEAPFGLLLPPIILSIFVVGIGLFPNLIAEPILEPAVRAIVPGLATDFSIHIGLWHGFTPALLMTFGVVAVGIGLFLTHKYWKPWITTRVPKALRIGKTYDNGMYYLEQGSYRMTMFIMTGWLRTYLNYMLSAFILMMASVMIFTNALDFNFSSMTKVTVVDFVLAAVILVTLVGIVFSKSRITSIILLGAMGYTISIFFVISRAPDLALTQLIIETISVVLYLLVFYHLPQFSNIEEKPKWFSMKTILSIGVGVIITLVSLSAYNTTFYDSISKYYVDNAYVEAAGRNIVNVILVDFRGFDTMFETAVLSIAAIGIYAMIKLRLTKRGENDENE, encoded by the coding sequence TTGTCATTTCTTCATCTAGCAATTGTTCTGCCATTTATTGTGGCACTGCTAATTCCACTTTTTTACCGGTGGACTAAACAAGTTCATACTGGCTGGTTAGTACTTCCGATTCCAGTGATTTTGTTTATTTACTTCTTAACATTTATTCCCAAAACGATGGACGGGACAACGATTGTTTCAATGCCTTGGATTCCGCAACTTGGGATTAATTTTACAGTAGTAGTAGATGGGCTAAGTTTACTGTTTGCGCTACTTATTACTGGAATTGGTTCACTCGTTACATTTTACTCTATTTATTATTTAGGGAAAAAGAAAGAACGACTTAGCAATTTCTATACATTTTTATTTATTTTTATGACGGCAATGCTTGGGGTTGTCCTAAGTGATAACTTGATTGTCCTCTATCTTTTCTGGGAATTAACTTCGATTAGTTCGTTCTTATTGATTGGGTACTGGTATCATCGTGAGCGTTCAAGGTACGGTGCTCGTAAATCGATGATGATTACAGTCTTCGGTGGACTAATGATGCTCGGCGGGTTTATTTTGCTTCATATTATGAGCGATTCTTACTCCATTCGCGAGATTATTAGTAACGCGGACGTGATCAGTAATAATAGTTTATTCATTCCCGCAATGATTCTTGTATTGCTCGGGGCATTTACGAAATCTGCGCAAGTACCATTTCATATTTGGCTACCTGACGCAATGGAAGCACCTACTCCGGTCAGTGCCTACCTCCACTCTGCAACGATGGTCAAAGCTGGGATTTATATTGTCGCTCGGTTAACGCCGCTATTCGCAAGTTCGGGTGTATGGTTTTGGACGGTATCACTCGTTGGGATTACGACGCTTTTCTGGGGTTCACTAAATGCCACAAAGAAAAACGATTTAAAAGCGATTTTGGCTTACTCGACAATTAGTCAACTTGGACTTATTATGTCACTTCTGGGTGTTGGAGCGGCCTCGCTTCATTTTGACACGCTAAGTGATGATATTTATGTGATGGCGATTGTAGCGGCTGTCTTCCACTTGTTTAATCATGCGACATTTAAAGGAAGCTTGTTTATGATGGTTGGGATTGTCGATCACGAAACCGGCACGCGGGATATTAGACGGCTTGGCGGATTAATGCGAATTATGCCTATTACAGCAACGATTGCATTTATCGGAACATTTGCGATGGCTGGTATTCCACCATTTAACGGATTTCTAAGTAAAGAAATGTTTTTTGAAAGCATGGTAAATATTACGCAATTGCAATTGTTTGACGCAAGTACTTGGGGCGTTCTGCTTCCTGTTGTTGCTTGGGTTGCTAGCGTATTTACATTTGTGTATAGCATGATTATCTTCTTTAAAACATTTACTGGAAAACTGAAGCCATACTTACTTCCGAAAAAGCCACATGAAGCTCCGTTTGGACTACTGTTGCCACCAATTATTTTATCAATTTTTGTGGTAGGGATTGGGCTTTTCCCTAATTTAATTGCAGAGCCGATTTTGGAACCTGCTGTAAGAGCGATTGTTCCAGGACTTGCTACTGATTTTTCCATTCATATTGGTTTATGGCACGGATTTACACCAGCTTTATTGATGACTTTCGGGGTTGTCGCTGTTGGTATTGGCTTGTTCCTTACACATAAATACTGGAAGCCTTGGATTACTACTCGAGTTCCAAAAGCACTTCGAATTGGCAAAACATATGATAATGGGATGTATTATTTAGAACAAGGTTCGTATCGGATGACGATGTTTATTATGACTGGTTGGCTACGAACTTACTTAAACTATATGTTATCGGCCTTTATTTTAATGATGGCTTCGGTAATGATTTTCACGAATGCACTTGATTTCAACTTTTCGAGTATGACGAAAGTAACGGTTGTTGATTTTGTATTAGCTGCTGTTATTTTAGTGACTTTGGTTGGGATTGTCTTTTCCAAGTCGCGTATTACTTCGATTATTTTACTTGGAGCGATGGGTTATACAATTAGTATTTTCTTTGTTATTTCAAGAGCTCCTGACCTTGCTTTGACACAGCTTATTATTGAAACTATTTCCGTTGTGCTTTATCTACTTGTGTTCTATCACCTTCCTCAGTTTAGTAATATTGAGGAAAAGCCGAAATGGTTTTCAATGAAGACGATATTGAGTATCGGGGTTGGTGTGATTATTACACTGGTTTCCCTTTCAGCGTATAATACGACTTTTTATGACTCAATTTCAAAATACTATGTCGATAATGCTTACGTGGAAGCGGCGGGACGAAATATTGTTAATGTTATCTTGGTTGATTTCCGTGGTTTTGATACGATGTTCGAAACCGCTGTTCTGTCAATTGCCGCGATTGGTATTTACGCGATGATTAAATTACGACTGACGAAACGAGGTGAGAATGATGAAAACGAATGA
- a CDS encoding Na(+)/H(+) antiporter subunit B yields MMKTNDVLLRNVTKVVAFIIFLFSLHLFFAGHYNPGGGFVAGLTTAGAITLTLLAYDTKTVASMLNINTIMLTGVGLVFALGTGMIGIFTGDPFLTHKFGHVDLPILGDTALHTATLFDLGVYLVVVGVTLTIIQTIGESD; encoded by the coding sequence ATGATGAAAACGAATGACGTTCTACTGAGAAATGTAACAAAAGTTGTTGCTTTCATTATTTTCTTATTCTCGCTTCACCTCTTCTTCGCAGGGCATTATAATCCAGGTGGCGGATTTGTGGCCGGGCTTACAACAGCTGGCGCAATTACGTTAACATTACTTGCTTATGATACAAAAACAGTCGCTAGTATGCTTAATATCAATACGATTATGCTCACTGGTGTCGGTCTTGTTTTTGCTCTAGGTACAGGAATGATTGGGATTTTCACGGGTGACCCTTTCTTAACACATAAGTTTGGTCATGTTGATTTGCCCATTTTAGGAGATACTGCGTTACACACGGCGACTTTGTTTGACCTTGGCGTTTACTTAGTTGTTGTCGGTGTAACACTTACGATAATTCAAACGATTGGGGAGAGTGACTGA
- a CDS encoding Na(+)/H(+) antiporter subunit C: MELLMSILIGLIFAAAVYLILSKSLLRIIIGTAVLSHGVNLLVLTMGGLKKGRVPILGTPGSGTYNDPLPQALILTAIVISFGVTAFFLVLAYRAYQELDSESVSKTRGHEADDE; this comes from the coding sequence ATGGAACTATTAATGTCTATATTAATCGGCTTGATTTTTGCAGCTGCTGTCTACTTAATTCTCTCTAAAAGTTTGTTACGAATTATCATTGGAACAGCTGTCCTAAGTCATGGCGTCAATTTACTTGTACTAACGATGGGTGGACTGAAAAAAGGTCGCGTACCGATTCTTGGTACACCGGGATCTGGAACATACAATGATCCCCTTCCACAAGCACTTATTTTAACTGCGATTGTTATAAGCTTTGGTGTAACTGCCTTTTTCCTTGTTCTTGCTTATAGAGCGTATCAGGAGCTTGATAGCGAGAGTGTATCCAAGACGAGAGGACATGAAGCCGATGATGAATAA
- a CDS encoding Na+/H+ antiporter subunit D translates to MNNLILMPILIPFLGAITLMLLPKRVIVQRVFALIFSGILVVATLGLVFYIRENGITTVNIGNWAAPFGITMVGDMLAILLTATTSIILFCVILYSFYTIGKPREKFLYYPAILFMIVGVNGSFLTGDIFNMFVFFEVMLMASYVLLVIGGTQVQLKATIKYLLINVVGSGFFVVAIALLYSMIGTLNMADISQKITDLNGANTGMISVVAVLFLFVFGLKAGLFPLYFWLPGSYFAPPIPVLALFGGLLTKVGVYAIIRTYTLFFSSLTDFVVPLLGILAIVTIILGVIGAISYYDMKTIVIYNIMIAIGVILFSVSIMTRESMTGAVFYLIHDMIIKAALFLIVGIVMAITGYSSVKKFSGLMSVKPSLGWIFFIATLGLSGIPPLSGFIGKLLIVEGAFSAGQIVGGILILLSSLFVLMSLIKVFTRGFWGEKKGVFNLQIPYKKMLVPVVILLAISIGYGVFSNAIYPFIEQAVDPLVDPSVYIDAVIKE, encoded by the coding sequence ATGAATAATTTAATTTTAATGCCGATATTGATTCCCTTCCTTGGAGCAATTACATTAATGCTACTGCCAAAACGTGTCATTGTTCAACGAGTTTTCGCCCTGATATTTAGTGGCATTCTGGTTGTGGCGACACTTGGACTCGTGTTTTACATTCGAGAAAATGGTATCACAACTGTAAATATTGGTAACTGGGCTGCTCCTTTTGGGATTACGATGGTTGGCGATATGCTTGCGATTTTGCTTACGGCAACGACTAGTATTATCCTTTTCTGCGTGATACTTTATTCCTTTTACACGATTGGGAAACCGCGTGAGAAATTTCTTTATTACCCAGCGATTCTCTTTATGATTGTTGGGGTGAATGGTTCGTTTTTAACTGGTGATATTTTCAATATGTTTGTATTCTTTGAAGTTATGTTGATGGCATCTTATGTACTTCTTGTCATTGGTGGGACCCAAGTTCAACTGAAAGCAACGATTAAATATTTACTGATAAATGTGGTTGGTTCTGGATTTTTCGTTGTAGCGATTGCACTGCTTTATTCGATGATTGGAACACTCAACATGGCAGATATTTCACAAAAAATTACGGACTTAAATGGTGCGAATACTGGAATGATAAGCGTTGTCGCAGTTTTATTCTTGTTTGTATTCGGACTAAAAGCAGGACTCTTCCCGCTTTATTTCTGGCTTCCGGGATCTTACTTTGCTCCACCAATCCCAGTTCTCGCTTTATTTGGCGGGCTTCTGACAAAGGTTGGTGTTTACGCAATTATTCGAACGTATACACTATTTTTCAGTTCACTAACTGACTTTGTTGTTCCGTTACTTGGAATACTCGCGATTGTGACGATTATCCTTGGCGTTATAGGGGCAATTAGTTATTATGATATGAAAACAATTGTGATTTACAATATTATGATTGCGATTGGCGTGATACTATTTAGCGTTTCGATTATGACACGCGAATCGATGACTGGTGCCGTATTTTACTTGATTCACGATATGATAATCAAAGCCGCACTCTTCCTCATTGTTGGGATTGTGATGGCGATTACTGGTTACTCTAGCGTGAAAAAATTCAGTGGCTTAATGAGCGTGAAGCCGTCACTTGGTTGGATTTTCTTTATTGCCACATTAGGCCTTTCAGGGATTCCACCTCTTAGCGGATTTATTGGAAAACTTTTGATAGTCGAAGGAGCTTTCTCAGCTGGTCAAATTGTTGGCGGGATACTCATTTTATTATCAAGTTTATTCGTCCTTATGTCTTTAATCAAAGTCTTTACAAGAGGTTTTTGGGGCGAGAAAAAAGGCGTATTCAATCTACAAATTCCGTATAAAAAAATGCTCGTACCTGTAGTTATTCTACTTGCGATTTCTATTGGTTATGGCGTGTTTAGTAACGCAATCTATCCGTTTATTGAACAGGCGGTTGACCCACTTGTTGACCCTTCTGTTTATATCGATGCGGTGATAAAGGAGTGA
- a CDS encoding Na+/H+ antiporter subunit E: MAFQLILNIILACLWMFLESSFSFATFIIGFIIGIFLLLFMRRFLGSRFYLFRLFALVKLVFRFLHDLIVSTVHVSRIVLKKDMNIRPGIFRYDTTLETDWEVTMLALLITLTPGTLSIDISDDYKAIYVHSLHVPNIEEEIATIRKSYEGAIMEVFHG, translated from the coding sequence ATGGCTTTTCAACTTATTCTTAATATAATACTTGCTTGTTTGTGGATGTTTCTTGAGTCATCATTTAGTTTTGCGACATTTATCATTGGCTTTATTATCGGGATATTTTTGCTTTTATTTATGCGACGCTTTCTTGGGTCAAGATTTTACCTTTTCCGGTTATTTGCCCTCGTTAAACTAGTTTTCCGTTTCTTGCATGATTTAATAGTTTCGACGGTTCATGTAAGTCGAATTGTTTTGAAGAAAGATATGAACATTCGTCCAGGGATTTTCAGATACGATACAACACTTGAAACTGACTGGGAAGTAACTATGCTCGCGTTATTAATTACATTAACTCCTGGTACACTTTCGATTGATATTTCGGATGATTATAAAGCAATCTATGTTCATTCGCTTCACGTTCCGAATATCGAAGAAGAAATTGCAACGATTCGTAAATCTTATGAAGGTGCGATTATGGAGGTGTTCCACGGATGA
- a CDS encoding Na(+)/H(+) antiporter subunit F1 — protein MIIQIALSIGLLLYSISTFLYLYRILKGPTTSDKVVALDSIGMNLVAIVALLSMFYDTHAFLDVILLIALLAFIGTVSFAKFIEKGKVIDRERDN, from the coding sequence ATGATTATTCAAATAGCTTTATCCATTGGTTTACTTCTTTATTCGATTTCTACCTTCTTATATCTTTACCGTATTTTAAAAGGACCAACTACTTCTGATAAAGTCGTGGCGCTTGATTCTATTGGCATGAATTTAGTGGCAATTGTTGCCCTCCTTTCAATGTTTTATGACACCCATGCCTTTTTAGATGTTATATTACTTATTGCGCTCCTTGCCTTTATTGGGACGGTTTCCTTTGCCAAATTTATTGAGAAAGGGAAGGTGATTGACCGTGAACGTGATAATTGA